A DNA window from Coffea arabica cultivar ET-39 chromosome 6c, Coffea Arabica ET-39 HiFi, whole genome shotgun sequence contains the following coding sequences:
- the LOC113693604 gene encoding uncharacterized protein, which produces MSPQKTLLACITGQRVSLEAPKSGADLEGGLARASRYYSPYQGIDVLEVDRDGLQGVGGRLGISGPSFKIKVDGKPTELKVELYKLINYHLIIVKVEGQKIMLHGIQEGREPRNRNGLDFEKIRDHVANGGCYDWKISGTISRPRPKLPHSSSSDRKRRGK; this is translated from the exons atgagCCCTCAAAAGACATTACTTGCTTGTATAACAGGCCAGCGTGTCTCTCTAGAAGCACCCAAATCTGGCGCGGATCTGGAGGGAGGGTTAGCTAGGGCTTCCCGATATTACTCTCCATATCAGGGAATCGATGTACTGGAGGTTGATCGAGACGGGCTTCAAGGTGTTGGAGGCCGTTTAGGAATTTCTGGTCCATCATTCAAGATCAAGGTGGATGGCAAACCAACAGAATTAAAGGTCGAGTTATATAAGCTTATCAACTACCATCTCATTATTGTGAAAGTGGAGGGTCAAAAAATAATGCTGCATGGCATTCAGGAGGGTAGAGAACCGCG GAATCGTAACGGCctggattttgaaaaaataagagACCATGTTGCTAATGGCGGTTGCTATGATTGGAAGATATCGGGGACTATATCTCG TCCACGCCCGAAGCTTCCTCATTCCTCTAGTTCAGACCGGAAGAGGCGCGGGAAATGA